In a genomic window of Glycine max cultivar Williams 82 chromosome 13, Glycine_max_v4.0, whole genome shotgun sequence:
- the LOC100810779 gene encoding uncharacterized protein LOC100810779 has translation MSLSWASALRITILLLLLAAVIVACFTLPIEKMMKDFLLWVDHDLGPWGPLVLAVAYIPLTVLAVPASVLTLGGGYLFGLPVGFVADSIGATVGAGAAFLLGRTIGRSFVVSRLKDYPQFRSVAIAIRRSGFKIVLLLRLVPLLPFNMLNYLLSVTPVSIGEYMLASWLGMMPITLALVYVGTTLKDLSDVTHGWGEFSKTRWAFIILGLVISVVLMICVTKVAKAALDKALAENEDIDGITSSPDLPIVAEPSADLNQPLIIKIDSSEDSHEK, from the exons ATGTCTTTGTCTTGGGCCTCCGCCCTCAGGATCACCattctccttctcctcctcgcCGCGGTCATCGTCGCATGCTTCACTCTCCCAATCGAAAAG ATGATGAAGGACTTCTTATTATGGGTCGATCACGATCTTGGTCCCTGGGGCCCACTTGTTCT GGCTGTTGCTTACATTCCTTTGACTGTCTTGGCTGTTCCAGCTTCAGTGCTTACT CTTGGTGGAGGTTATCTTTTTGGGCTTCCAGTGGGATTTGTTGCTGACTCTATTGGTGCAACTGTTGGTGCCGGAGCTGCATTTCTTCTTGGTAGAACA ATTGGGAGATCATTTGTTGTTTCTAGGTTGAAGGATTATCCACAATTCAGATCAGTGGCAATTGCAATTCGAAGATCTGGCTTTAAG ATTGTATTACTGCTTCGGCTTGTTCCACTACTACCATTTAACATGTTAAATTATCTCTTGTCGGTGACTCCTGTTTCAATAGGGGAATACATGCTGGCTTCCTGGTTAGGAATGATG CCAATAACACTGGCACTTGTTTATGTTGGAACAACTCTTAAAGATCTTTCTGATGTGACACATGGTTGGGGCGAGTTCTCAAAGACTCGTTGG GCGTTTATCATTCTTGGTCTTGTGATATCTG TTGTTCTGATGATATGTGTTACCAAAGTTGCCAAGGCTGCTTTAGATAAAGCCTTGGCCGAAAATGAAGATATTGATGGGATTACTTCCTCGCCAGATTTACCTATTGTTGCTGAACCATCAGCAGATCTTAACCAACCTCTCATAATTAAGATAGATTCTTCTGAAGACAGTCATGAAAAGTAA